The stretch of DNA TCAGTGCGAGGAGCGGCAAGACAGCGAGCCAGGAGTCATACGAGCACTGCGCTTCACCTTGCCCACCGGACATGTCATGGAACTCGTACTGGTGAAGGACCGCCGACCCTACCTGCGACCGGCGGCGCCTGCTCTGCGCGAGCGCCTTGCAGGGGTCACACCAGATGACATCGATCACGTGACACTCTCCGTCCATGCACCCCAGGTGCGCACGCTTGCCGAGTTCCTGCGAGACGTGCTGGACTTCAAGATCTCCGACATCTTCCAGCCTGCTCCCGACGTCTGGGCTGCAGTGTGGACACGCGTCGGCGAGTGGCACCATGACCTGGCAATGATCGGTGCACCCGAACCTTCGTGGACGCTGCATCACGTGGCATGGACCTTCGAAAGCATCGACCACATCAAGCGCATGCTCGACCGGGCAAGTGCCACTGGTATCAAGGTCGAGTACGGGTTGGGTCGGCATGCCCTGGGCAGCAACCTCTACGCGTACCTCATCGAGCCAGGTGGGAACCGCTTCGAGCTGACGGGCGAAATGCCTCGAGCGGTCGAGCATGCCAGTGCCCCCTTGATCTGGACTGATTTTCCCGAGGCAGCGAGCGCCTGGGGAGTCCTGCCGCCGGAATCGTTTGGGCACGGCAGCTGATCCGGAACGATCAGCTCGAGCATAGCTGGACGGCAGGGGAGAGGAGGCCGCGATGGGACGCCCTCAGGAGGCTTTCCGCATCTTACGCCTCGGACACTGTGTGCTGCGAGTGCGCGACTTGTCAGCCGCTCGCTCTTTCTACGTCGATGTGCTCGGCTTTGTCCCCGCCCTCGAAGAGCGAGACGCGCTCTACGTTCGGGGGATCGCGGACTTCGATCTATGGACGCTCGGGCTCGTCCAAGCGGACGAGCCCGGGCTCGATCACTTCGCTCTCCGGGTGGAGTACCCCGACGATCTCGATGCACTCGAGGAGCTGCACCGCACACTCGGCGTCCCAGTCACACGGGTCGAGGCAGGGCGAGAGCCAGGCCAAGGGGAAGCGCTGCGGGTTCGCACGCCGGACGGGCATCCGGTGGAGTTCTATCACCACATGGAGCAAGTGCCAGTCTACGACGACCGCGGCCGCGTGCGGCTCCCGATGCGGTCGACTCATCGGTTCCGGGGTATTCCACCGATGTTCATCGACCATATGAACTTGCGCGTCGAGGATCCCGACGCATCACTCACCTACTGGCGGGATCGCCTTCGCTTCAGTATTTCGGAGTACACTGTCCGCGACGGAAAGACCTTCGCGGCGTGGCTGCGACGACGGCGTGGTACGCACGACGTTGCCGTGGTCCGTTCAACTGGTCCGTCGCTTCACCATGTTGCCTATCACGTCGGTGAACCGGCTGACGTGATGCGAACAGCCGATCTCTTGGCCGATGCCGGATTCCGAGCGCAGATCGACTTCGGCCCAGGACGACACGGTTTGAGCAACGCTTTCTTCATTTACGTCCGTGATCCCTCAGGAAATCGTCTCGAAATTTATATGGGCGACTACCAACGCGACCTGGACGCGGAACCGATCCGCTGGGAGTGGGAGGATTACGACGAAGGTGGACGCTTGTGGTGGTCGCCCGAGTATCCAGCACGTTTCTTGGAAACCACACCGGTCAACCCCAGTTGGCCCCTTTGACTTCACAACCTCCCTCACCGGGGAGGGCGGCTCGCCGTGAGGCGAGCCACCCTCTCGATATGTCAAAACGGCAGGCCATCGCTCGGAGCGTCGGTCGATTCGCTCGCGAACGTGACCGACTCCCATACAGTGGCAGGGAAGCCTTCGAGTAAGGCACTCGTGCCGTGCTGCGGGCGCAGGACGACGAGCGCGCGGCTGGCACGGGTCATCGCGACGTAGACGGTGCGCCGCCAGAGCGCGATCGACTCCCGGACCTCGTCGACTTCGCAATCGGACCAGCCGGCAGGGGGCGGCTCCCAATCGGGCAGCACGAGCAGGACGAGTGCGAACTCCAGGCCCTTGGCGTTGTGCCACGTGAGCAGCTTGACGCCGGAACCCTGGCTGAGATCCTGGCCAGCCCGCACGTGCTTGACCTCGAAGCCACGCGCCCACAAGGCTTCGGACGCCGCATCGGCCAGCTGATTGGTGGGGACGAGCACGGCAGCGTGTCCAGAGGTCAACCGGAGTTCACGGAGACGTTCGGCGAGGCAGCGGGCGAGCGCATCTGGCCAGGCATCCCAGCGCGACAGCAGGACGAGAAGGGGGCGCGAACGGCCAGGACGCTTGCGATGGGTCACTGCCGACGATTCGCCGCGGGAGTCATCCAACGGGAGCGCGGCTCGGTAGGCCTCGGCTGCGGCCGCGATCTCCGGTGGACAGCGATGACCAGTCGAGAGCTCGATGGATACCAATCCAGGGAACTCGGCGCGCAGGAGGTCCCACCGGACTGTCCGCGTATAGATCGACTGACCGGTATCTCCAAGCAAGAGCAGCGCCTCGGGATGACGGCACAATTCATGGAGGAGGCGCAGCGCAG from Thermomicrobium roseum DSM 5159 encodes:
- the hpaD gene encoding 3,4-dihydroxyphenylacetate 2,3-dioxygenase; this encodes MGRPQEAFRILRLGHCVLRVRDLSAARSFYVDVLGFVPALEERDALYVRGIADFDLWTLGLVQADEPGLDHFALRVEYPDDLDALEELHRTLGVPVTRVEAGREPGQGEALRVRTPDGHPVEFYHHMEQVPVYDDRGRVRLPMRSTHRFRGIPPMFIDHMNLRVEDPDASLTYWRDRLRFSISEYTVRDGKTFAAWLRRRRGTHDVAVVRSTGPSLHHVAYHVGEPADVMRTADLLADAGFRAQIDFGPGRHGLSNAFFIYVRDPSGNRLEIYMGDYQRDLDAEPIRWEWEDYDEGGRLWWSPEYPARFLETTPVNPSWPL
- a CDS encoding VOC family protein → MALQKLAHVEIRVQDPDRALTFYRDVMGLVPLGQSGSTHYFGCGLDENFDLAVTPGGTGVAHFAFQVDTEEDLAHYRQRLQQAGIQCEERQDSEPGVIRALRFTLPTGHVMELVLVKDRRPYLRPAAPALRERLAGVTPDDIDHVTLSVHAPQVRTLAEFLRDVLDFKISDIFQPAPDVWAAVWTRVGEWHHDLAMIGAPEPSWTLHHVAWTFESIDHIKRMLDRASATGIKVEYGLGRHALGSNLYAYLIEPGGNRFELTGEMPRAVEHASAPLIWTDFPEAASAWGVLPPESFGHGS